In Brachyhypopomus gauderio isolate BG-103 chromosome 2, BGAUD_0.2, whole genome shotgun sequence, the DNA window TCGCCAGCATCAGCAACATGAGCTTCAGCACAGATGAGGAGCCTGAGGAGGACCAGGATGATGAAAGTGAATAACCCAGAGAATTAGTAGATGACTTTGAGCACATAGAAGTGGAAGAAGTAGCCGATCCAAATTTCTGTATATTAACTCTTTCCTCTTCTTTTAGATGTGCTAAAAGATGATCCTGTAAAGGAAAAGTTGGCTCTGAAGGTATGTAGGGAGGATCTAACCAGGGCCCAGGTGGAGCTTAATCGGTTGCATGCAGAATATGGGGATGTGGTTCCACGTAGGGACTGGGAGAACCTAGAACGCATGTACCAGGAAAACCTATTACAGGTATAAAACACATGTTGTAACTTCAAATGCTACTCAAATCGAAACTGGCCAGCCGGAAACATCTCAAATCCAGTGCTGATCCCTAATTTTTCTGTTATAGCTGGAGACATTACGGTCAGACTTCAACCAAATGAAATCAGAGTATGACACACTGCTAGGTGTACATCAAGAAGTCAGCATGCAGAGAGACAACCTTCAGAGTGAGCTAGAGGTTTTTCAAGAGTCCTCCACACCAAGACCACACTGGGAGCAGTGTGCTGGTATATGCTATTTACTCCTCACCAAATGCGCATTATAATAAGACGCATGCAGTGGACATAGTGTGtagaccagaggtgtcaattccaggttcagaaagtaaaagtcctcactgggattttgctcaagctttctagattttctaattagtgcaatccaggtaaattagtggaatcaacacaatctaggaatcctgagcaaaatcctggtgaggacttttactttctgaacctggaattgacacctctagtgCAGACTGTAACTGAATTGTTTATATTATGCTGCTTGTTTTGTGTAAGATCTGCTTGGGAGCAGGGTGCGCTGGTCTGAGCTCTTTGATAGCCAGTCGAGCCAGAAATGTCTGGAGATTTTGCTGGAGGAGCTAAGCAGCATTGAATTGGAGCAGGAGTTTTTTACTGGACTGGTGAGAtcctacaaaataaaagtcctggaCGTCTTCTGGCTCTCTTTAAGATTCACTTTTGGTGCTGCTGGCATTGCCCTCCATATGACTTGCCTTTGATTAAGGGcaaaaaaaaccttttttttcagGGTAGCACCAGTGAAGTTCCCATCTATTTGCGCTATGAAGGGCAGCTGAGGAACCTCAGATTGAAAAAAGCTGATGTTCTCAGGATTATAAAAGACATATGGAAAGCAAAAGCATCCGAAGATGAGAAGGTTCATCAGTTCAGCACCTCTGAGTCAGACAAATGTGTAAGATATGTGTGATATGAGTGATATTTTCTTCTAGGTTGTCATGTACTTCTGTTTCCTTTATTTTCAACAAAAGCTGGATGCCAGCAGCAATTTGCAGGAGTTTGTACCCCAGTATCTGGACAGGCAGTATGGCGAGCAGGCAGGAGAGTGGGCCTACAGCCTGCTGGATGCCATCAAGCGTTTCCTGAAAGATGACTTCATAGGCCTCTTTTATGATATTCTCACTGGCAAGGTTGGTGTTTTGGTGTCATCTTTGATGCGGAAAAATGTCTTTGTTCTCCAAGTTTCATTAGGTGCTCACACTCACTGAGAGTTGGGTGTAGAATTAAGAATTAAGAAGAGTGTTGCTCTGTGGCAGGTGGACGAAAGTGTGTACCACGGGCAGACCCAATTACTATCTCACCTGCTCAGAGTGTTCATACAGAGTGACAGTACTGAGACTGGATTGTTAACTCTATCCGAATTCAGGTGAGGAAGGTGTGAAAAGGAAACACACTTGTATGTAATAGCACACTTTGCTGCAGTATCAATTATAAGATAATACTCTTCAGCTTGCCTGTATTTGGGTGTTTATTCTGGCATGGCTATGAGTAACAGTGATGCCCTGAGGCTGGCGTTCCCCCTAAAAAGGGATAAGGATGTAGAGGACCTGGTGGTGGCTGCTCAGTCAGACCAGGAGACCAGTAAAGGAAGCATTCCTTATCAAAGGCTGTACACAGAGGTGAGTTCTAAAAGACAACATAAGCATAGCACTCAATGTACCAATATGGAAAATGTGTTCAGCATGTACCATAGATGGTCTAATGTTTGTCCCATGATAGGACACTGATGGGAAACACAGTGAATTCTTGGTTCTGGTAAAGAGGCAGGCTATGACAGAGAGAAATCAGTACATTAAACAGCTGAAGGCACAATTAGAAGGCAAAGGGTAAGAGAGCATGAATCCATGAATGATAGTAGTTCATTAATATAGTTAGCTGAGCTTACTTAGCAAGGCTGGAGTGATGTCCCATGTGCTGTTCTTACAGGGAAGTGGGTGTGGAGGATTTAAGAAGTGCTTTTAATATCATTGATCCTACATTGGATTCTGCAACTCTGGATTGGAATTTGAGTATGATCTTCCAAACTAAAGAACTGCACCTGTACACCGCACTTCTAGACACTGAGGTTGCACTCCAGCGCCTCTCTGTGGCGAATGTAAACAGGGCAGGCCCCATGCTTCAACCAGAGTAAACTTATCCCAGTTCATTTTTACATATTGCACATTTCATATGGAGCCATATATTGTAATGTATGAAAAATATATAGTAAAGTATGAATACAGTGTAGAATATTTTCATTGATAAATATAAATGTGCAATGTTcatataaaacataaaaaataacCTACATTATAGACTAAATAATTTGTGTAAAATTTTAAGAGTGGCTCCATTGTTTCTTTATATAAACTGCAGTTTGTATTGCAGAAAGTGGTAGTGAGTGATAGACTTGACAGAAGCATTGTTATATCAAATGTCACCTTCTTATCTTACTGAGCTAAAAATAATCATCATATGATGGTGCCAACATGTTAAATAATTTAAGTTATATAATTATAGTATGGTTATGGAGAACTAAGCATATATATCCAATATCCGCTTGCCCCAATGCTTTGGTCATGTGTTTTCGTTAAGTAGTTTCTCCTcggggaaaaaaaaaccactGAATATTTTACTCCTATTGTTACctataaaaaatacataaataaagatTTGTTGACTCAATGTAGTGAATACGCGACCTATTATTCATGTGAGATATAATTCATACAAAAATGACATCTCACACTTCTGGATGTGACTGGGtgtgttttttttgtatatgaTAAATTCCCGCGGTAGCTAACCCCCAAACAACAATTCCCAGCATTCAAATGTGTAAGACGTCTGCGCATGCTCAGCTGAGGAGGCAGCTCAACTTCACCACCGCGCGTCGTAATCGCCATAACTGGAACCGGGGATACGGTTTGGGCTCACGGAGGTAAGCAGTTAGGCATAAAAGATCACGTAACTGTTTAACGTGGTGTTTCGCGTCTCACCGCACAAGTACATATCgttataaaatatattaaagGGTACCATTAACCCGTAACAACTATTATTTTCACGTGAGACATGACGCTAGCCAGTTAGCTAGCCCATAGGACACGCCTATGTTGTACGACAGGTCTGTTGACGGGGCCGCGCTtgtggctagctagctagccaatTCCCACAGTGAAAGTCCGTTGGGCAGCGCGAGGGGCCCAAGAGTATTTTTAGAATGGAACGAAAGCACGTGCTGTCTGGAGTTCCATGTCCCTATAGAGCGGCGTCCTGCGCGAGCGCGTCAGCACGCGGGCCGTTGGCGTCTTTTGAGTCAGTATTGTAGCCGCACCAACGCGCGCTGAGGCGCAGCACGCTGGCTAACGCTAGCCTCTGTTAACATGTTGCATGGGTTCAATGAATCGAGACCTCGGGACTGTACAGTTGTGAACGAGACTCGCGTCTGCTAGCGGACTAGGTAATGGTTCAGTCGCGAAGTGTACGTGCACAagtttttatttatgtattttgttTTCGCAGTCGTAAGACCAGTCCTTTTGAAAAACCAATAAAAAAAGTATTGCAACTTCACTTTAGCGTTGTCCTGCTAGCGTTACGCTGGGCTAGCTAACGGTAGCGACTTGTGCTGTAGTCAAGCCTGGTGGTTTACCGAGAACTAGCTAGCTGCGACACCAGGCAGTTCTCATAGTCGGTTTACGTTAGCGTGGTTATTATGGTAATTAAAGTGAAGCGTAGTGGACCGCTAGCTAAATAACGTGTCTTGTGATTCACGTTGTTTATTGATTTGGCTGGTCAGATTGAAATGACAAGCAGTCCTCCTCATTTGGTGTAAAATGATCAGTATAGTCAGTTTACAGAAACAAATCTTTAATAAAACTAGTTACTAGTTAGCGTTTTAGGTATCGTTTGCAAACTAATAAAGTTGTATGCTCGTGAAGTTTATAGTATCACTTTTTCCGAATAGCAAAGTTATGCATGTGACATTCCACTGAGCAGCGACGTCGGTCCAGACCGGTCTAGGGCGTGTGTTGGGTAGCTAGCAGAACTAGTTTATTCCGACTCTTATGACCGTGGAAATGTGTTGATTACAGTTTTTAGACATGCAAATAACGGCGTGGAACATGCTCGAATGCTCAGTTGCTTTAATTCGAGATAGTAACATTGTAGTCAACTATAATAACTAGAAGCTGGAGAGTTTAATTGGAACTGTAGTGTACATTTGTTTTTTTCCAGTTCACACATTTGGTAGAAATTTCTCCATCACCCTTTGACACTATATCGGATTTTTAAATGGGATTGTTGATTCAGGCTGTTTTCCATTTGCACACTAATGCAGTCCACTTGGAATACTCATTTGTCATAGTTATTTGATTTCGTGTTGTGGTTTGTGTTTTTAGTGGGTCATTCAGTGGGTAGTTCGTTTTGTGTCGTTCATTGCTGATACATTCCAAACACATTATGTACATTTTGGATATATGTTAAAGCCAGTTTCACAGAGCCAGATTAAACATAAGGCTAATCTGAAATTGACGATATAAGGTGATTTCTCCATGTGTACTCCAGTTCAGTCAAACACTATGGCAAGTGCATGTCTGCAAAAGTAGAGCTATAAGAGTAACATAGCTAACAAGTAATAGAACCATGTGACCACAAAGTAACATCATGTACACTGCATGGCAGAAGCATTAAATGCTTGCCTCAAAGTGGGGTGGGGGGCATACTAATCTCAAATGACCTAGCTTTCTGACATAAAAATGTGAACAGAAGTGCATTTCACAGCTGAAACCTGCTCTGGCAGCCACCATGAATTTGCAGTCACTTTCTAATAGGGAGTATTGAATTTCATGGGCCAGTAAGATAAATGATAAATTTCACCTTGTGGCCTATAGCCAAATTGATAACTGATAGTTTTACCATAATGCATTTTAGAATTCAAAGTTCAAACTATATAAGTGCAGTGTTGAACATGTTAAACATGTTGACCTCTCAAAAtatataatacatttttattaatttaGTCATAGTCATTTAATGGGATAAACATCACCATTAATGTAAGCATGTGTTACAGGTAACACAAAGGTTTAGGATTAGcagaaagttgtttttttattttttaaacctTTCTCGGATATTATTACTACCTCGAACTTATGTGGGGACACCAAAGCATATGGTTAGAAACTACAGCCCCTAGAAAAAAAGAATCAGTTGCATCAGCCAAAATTCCTATACTGAACAGATAGGCCTAACGATAAATAAAAAATCAGATATGTTGTGCTCtttaatgttgtaaatctggTTTGATTTATACATCCAAATTGTTCAGTCCATTGTTTTCTGAAAGTTACTTGGGTATACTACATTGTTTGAGACGTGCATAATTATTTCATAATGTAGCCTATTTTGCCTGATGCTTAACATGTCTTCCTGGATCAACTACATTTGAGATTGTATGGAAAATTTGTCAGTTTTATTTTTCCGATAATCATTCTTTTTCATCTTGTTGATGACAGCTGTTAAGGATATAGAACTTGAGGATATAGAACACATGTAGTTTAAATCTAGagcatttaaatatatatataaaaaatagtCATTGATTTAATACTTTTCCCATCAGTGCCTGTAGCTGGGTGAATCAGGATGGGAGACAAGCCGATTTGGGAACAAATAGGATCCAGCTTTGTGCAACATTACTATCAGCTGtttgacacagacagaactcaGCTTGGATCAATATATGTAAGTATTTTGTTGGGGGAGGGAGATCACTGTACAAAAGGATTCACCTTGCATTACTTATATTGTCATATATTAACAATACTTGATATTGTTAGGGCTTTATTAAAAGTATCTGTTGTATACCTTGAGCAACACTGTGTGTAAGCGCTCTCTGGTTTATTTATCAAAAATGTTGATTAATGCTTGGTATCACTAGTTTTCAGAAGAGCTGCCTTTTGCATAAGAAAAGGGGTTCTGCACAGATCCTAATGGCCACCGTTAAACCCCTTGTACTTCACTCTCTTTGGCCACTGGGTGTTGGTTATGCTTGTAAAGCGTGTAACCTGCCCTTATTCTCTCTTACAGATCGATGCATCATGCCTTACGTGGGAAGGGCAGCAATTCCAGGGAAAAGCAGCGATTGTCGAAAAACTCTCTGTAAGGCTTTACTTGTTTGATTTAGACTCAGTTACACCTAAATAGGCACTGAAAGGGGCCATTCTTATAAATGTGCAGCACTCCCTACTAAAAATATTGCTTTTTGGAAGGGATGGCTTACAAATTCACATTGGCAGTGATGGGCCACATTCAGCCACCAGGCTCAAAACTTGACTGGAAATTTGTATACAGGCAAATTGAATTGTGCTTTTTGCTCCCTCTCTTTCAGTGTACTGCAGCCATGCAAGGCTGGAGTTCTTGGAACTTTCCATGTATGCTTGCAACTATACACCGTTGAAGTCTTATATGAGTTGGGCAGCAACATTATGCACAGTGTCAATTCCCTGAATGCCTTGTTTTTGATCAGAATGCCAAATTCTACACGGAGAACAGGACTTAAGCATGAGATGCATCCAAGCagttagcaaatgtgtttttttaatgcgTCTTTTTGTCTCTTCAGAGTCTGCCCTTCACAAAAATAGCTCACAGCATAACAGCACAAGATCACCAGCCCACTCCCGACAGCTGCATATTGAGTATGGTAGTAGGACAACTAAAAGTAAGTATTTACTTGCCTTTGCTGCCCCTGCCTCCTACACAGTCTATCTGTGCAGCATTTCCTTTGGCGTGTTGGATTGGTGGGAAGTGAGCTGATTAAGTTCGTCCCTTCTGCTGTACAATATCCATATTATTAATGGGGGGAGATTTGGAGGCTCTATTTGAGGCAGATCTGGAAAGAACCATGGGCTCGCACTCCACTCTAGTAACATGCGTCCGTGGCACATGACACAGAGGTGCACGTTCAAATGTTTTCAATGAGGAGATAtttcagagctgtagtgtgtgtgtttgtgtgtgtatctgtcagGCTGATGAAGACCAGGTGCTGGGCTTCCAACAGACCTTTCTGCTGAAACATTACAGCAATGTCTGGGTTTGCACCAACGAGGTCTTCAGGCTTGCCCTGCACAACCTTTGACCTCACGCACCCTCTTTGCTCACATGGCCTCTCCCTCTGACTGTGTGTAAGGACCTGTGCTCTGCTCGGCTTGCCCTGGCTCAAACAGCCTCTCTTACTAATGACCCTGGGCAACATTCAGGTCCAGCCCCTGTCTCGGTTCCCCTGCTATCGGACCACTCTTCTGAGTTGTATTTATAGCATACAGTGGCACTGTGTAAAAGTGTGAAAGCGTTCAGTGTGAATTAGTCTGTTGTGCAAAAGCTCTGATGTTCTAAGAACATTAAGTCTTAACTATTTTCTAAGAAAGGAGAAAAAATGAATTTTTTGAACTAATTTCATGCTTTGACTGTGGTAATAGTTGTCCGTGTAGCTTTGCCCTTATAAGCAAGTAAAAATCAACATGGAGATGAATGCGTGGTGGGATTGTGTGTAGGTATCTACAgcaagggtggtgtggggggcagCTTCCTCAAACCTTGCATTTCTAATGCATACGAGTCCTATGAAAAGACCCCCAGTGGTATGGCTGGGAATaacatttcatatatttttattcCTGCTACTACTACAAGCGTTCGGACGCAGTTGTATAGACCGTGTTTTACATATACAATTGGtacattttgttttggttttttgggCCCTTCAGGTTACCATAGGTGTAGTATTTTAGATTGCACAAAGTGGTTACAATATGTACTAGATCTAGGCTTTCATTGTCTACCATTTAAAATGGATTTTAGAAGTAATTCCACCTCTAGAAGTATGGAGGTAATTGGAGAAGATCTCTGTGTATGCGGTGTCTTGTCAATCTGTGTATAGTTATTGTAATTTTACTTGATTGATTTAGAAGCATTATTATTAAGGATAAACTTACTTATGGCAAGCACAGAGCCTGCATGTCTCACCTGTCTGTTTTGTACTGGCCATTAGGGCGGGAACTGAGCCTAAAGTAAAATTCTACCTAAAGCTGGATATCATCAGTTATCATCAAGCTCTGAATGCAATTATGGACATTGAGGCAATTTTTTGACCAATGTTTTTGCATCGTTGCCTATCTTTTCATCTTGCTGTTTTTGAGTTGGTGTGTCGAGTATaactcaaaaatgtgtgtgccatatttttgtcaattgtgatttttcaccgcaatcgaaatttgtcctccgctttttacccatctgtgcagttagaacacacacacactagtgattactagggggctgtggatcacacgtgtccagagcggtggccagccctagccctgcgcccagggagcagttggggttaggtgccttgctcaagggcacctcagtcatggcctcaggtctgggaatggaacccacgaccctccggtcacaagaccagttccctaccacgaggccatgactgcccgttAGTTCTAGACTACTCCATTAGTTCACTATATTGGAATTAGGAGTGAGCGATCTTCACAGAAAACAATCACGATCCACATGAATTGCAAGCCCAATTCTTAAATGTATTGTAAAAAATATCCAGATTCAAAACAATCTGATCTTATTTGTTTGCACTGTTTAGCAAGGTACTGCATTATTAAAGACACTATTATTAAAGATCCGTTTGAAAACAAAGgtaaactttattttaaaagaaaGTGTTTCGAGACCTTGTGACATATAGTTGAGAGGGGTTGCACAGCTTGAGTGAAACACGTTGCATGTTCATTCAGATAAGATGAATAAGTAGATTTGTTGCAGTGCCTCTGCATAGTCATTCATTTAATCTTACTCGAATCAAattgttttcaaaatgcatcacACACCCTGTGATACACACAGACATTGTGCTGGGTTTATGAATTTAGCATGGATTCACTATTACTGGCTAGCAAAGTTTTTTGTGgagattaaaacaaaacattagTGGGAAAAGGTCATGATTTTGATTACTTGCTTAAAAAGTAGGTTGTGCACATCTTCAAGTTTGGTCACAGAATAAAAATAATCAGATCGCCCACCCCTAATGTCAATTTATCAGGTTTTTGTTGTTAATCTTCATCAGAAACATACTATTTATCTATGTATCTAACTACATATTGTGAATAGCCTACATGTTGTAGATAGCACTTGAAAATATGTGGTTGTGAGAGTCTAAGTCTAATGACTTCCatatagaaaatgtttttggaaATGTTTAAGTGATTTTTTCCATGTCTCCCAGCCCTATTGGCCATATTCAGACTAATGCATTTGTGATATACCCGTTGCTTGACTGAAAACGTAGGCATACGCACTGTATACTAACATTCTGTAAACATATGTGGCTAGGAATGCATCGATATAGAAACTGGTACTGCTTATTATTTAGCATAAAAATGCTCCTACACCATCTGACACTGGTACTGTGTGATGTGCACAGTGTACATTTGCGATGCTCATGAGCAGACAGCATGGGAATGTCAACAATCTGGAAGCATTTGATGGCAGTCAAAGCAGACTGCGATCTGAGAAAACATCAAAGGGCTACTGCAGCATCTTCTTGCTGTCACAGTTTCTCCCCTCATGGTGCCCTGGTTCCCATGGCATTCACACCATGTTTACTTATTTATATTGAGTTACATTCCTGTCTCTGCCCTGTTTTGTGGTTCTGCTACCCACTATACCTCACCTGCATCCTGTCAGTCCTTCATTAGTTTGTGTTTTTCTGTCCCTCGTGTTCTTGTTTGATTGGCCCTTGTCATGTGGCTTCTTGATTTGCTAAATCTAAGCCCATTCTTCTGTTTCCCTATGATTCTCTGCTCACATCCGATTTGAGCTTTTTTTATTCTTGTGTACACTTAGCTTCAGTTTACTATCTTTTGTCCTTTTATAATTGGCTATTGTCTAGCAAAAATACACGTGTCCTGCCTTGTCTACACTTGCGTTATACTTAAAACACACACTACCCAATGAAACCTCTTAACGTCAACTGAAAACTCATGACAAGGAATTGGTGCTAGA includes these proteins:
- the tsnaxip1 gene encoding translin-associated factor X-interacting protein 1, translating into MSTQEDIRLPLISLFERTSSEKRVQLPSTKIFTAKTGSTFGYFSTWPAHVSSQTVKPRGQKHAYPEVNSHHGFGYEFGGAVAKPRFLEQLECYLNRELTSLDMLSPKLQEQKLQAFREVFDYFIEAFKTYKPLLSAIKKEYDATLGYLHEQIRELKPLRAQLVLLSEQCEQRILVLREQERAEIMALKQERQDLLQVTESLKEEQQVLQAQVCHLKEELAAQYLLYREERDARKLLIASISNMSFSTDEEPEEDQDDENVLKDDPVKEKLALKVCREDLTRAQVELNRLHAEYGDVVPRRDWENLERMYQENLLQLETLRSDFNQMKSEYDTLLGVHQEVSMQRDNLQSELEVFQESSTPRPHWEQCADLLGSRVRWSELFDSQSSQKCLEILLEELSSIELEQEFFTGLGSTSEVPIYLRYEGQLRNLRLKKADVLRIIKDIWKAKASEDEKLDASSNLQEFVPQYLDRQYGEQAGEWAYSLLDAIKRFLKDDFIGLFYDILTGKVDESVYHGQTQLLSHLLRVFIQSDSTETGLLTLSEFSDALRLAFPLKRDKDVEDLVVAAQSDQETSKGSIPYQRLYTEDTDGKHSEFLVLVKRQAMTERNQYIKQLKAQLEGKGEVGVEDLRSAFNIIDPTLDSATLDWNLSMIFQTKELHLYTALLDTEVALQRLSVANVNRAGPMLQPE
- the nutf2 gene encoding nuclear transport factor 2 isoform X2 encodes the protein MGDKPIWEQIGSSFVQHYYQLFDTDRTQLGSIYIDASCLTWEGQQFQGKAAIVEKLSSLPFTKIAHSITAQDHQPTPDSCILSMVVGQLKADEDQVLGFQQTFLLKHYSNVWVCTNEVFRLALHNL
- the nutf2 gene encoding nuclear transport factor 2 isoform X1; this translates as MGDKPIWEQIGSSFVQHYYQLFDTDRTQLGSIYIDASCLTWEGQQFQGKAAIVEKLSSLPFTKIAHSITAQDHQPTPDSCILSMVVGQLKADDDPIMGFHQSFILKNINEAWVCTNDMFRLAIHNFG
- the nutf2 gene encoding nuclear transport factor 2 isoform X3; this translates as MHHALRGKGSNSREKQRLSKNSLVLQPCKAGVLGTFHSLPFTKIAHSITAQDHQPTPDSCILSMVVGQLKADDDPIMGFHQSFILKNINEAWVCTNDMFRLAIHNFG